The nucleotide sequence CAGAGAAACGGCTCATCTATAGTCATGGAGACATAAAAGAGCATGATACATTTGGGAAAGAGCTAAGAGTTTTCTGTCTGGCTGGAGCATAAGTATGCTAGCAGAAGATAAGCATAAATAAGGTAAGTGGAAAATAGTTTGGGTAGGGCCTCGAATACAAGGGGAAATATATGGAGACcctgacttttttaaaaggatgattcTGACAGTATTGGCTAGGGGGGACTAAAGGAGAAGATGGATAGCAGGAGAACGAGTCAGGAGACCACTGTAAAGACTGGGGGAGGATCATGATGGCTTAAGTAGGGGCAGTAACAGAGGGCTTGGAAGGGTGGAGTTGGGCATAAGAAATTAGAGGCAGATGTGACAGGACTTGTAAGTAActaaaaacagaagacaaaggaATGGAAAGTGAATGAACGATTCTGTTCTTGCTTGGGTTCCCAGATGGAGTGTACAGGAAGGAGACAGGGACACAGACCACTACTGTGGGCTTTGACTTTCTAGTTAGgcatgttttgtatttttttttctaggtgtCTTCTTTTGTAAGCCATCTCTATTGGGAAACGGcaaatttgttaaaaatagaaaataggaaagtCTAGGAAGCTAGAATGGAAGAAAACCTGAAATAGTTCAAAAGCCAAGAATCcatacaaataataaatactatagaAGTCAGAACAGGGCAAAATCACTAGGATTTGGCCATGAAAGGACTCAGAGAGGGTGGAGGCTTGCAAGGGTTTTAAAGATCATCTAGTCCAGGGTTGTCACCTTTCTCTGTAAAAAGATAGACAGCAAATATTTCTGACTTTGTGACCATACAGTATCTGTTATAACTACTCACTTTTGCCGCTATAGCACAAAAGCAACCTGGGTCAGGATTTTATCAAGTGAGAGTAGTGGGATCTGACCTCCTGTGGACTGATCTGGGTCCCAGGGAAGTAGTTTGCTGGACCCCCTGATATGGTCAAGAAAATTGAGACCCTGAGAATTGAGACCCAAGAGAATTAAGGGGCTTGTCCAAGTTCATGCAATATGGCTGTGGTAAGCCAGCAGAGGATTTCAGACACCTTGCCTATGATTCTCTCTATTACATCATGGTACTGATTACATTGAGCTTAGACTATTTAGGATAAGGAGGGCACAGAGAATCAGGTTGAAAGGAAATAGAGGAGAACACTATAAAATAAGagctcatggggcgcctgggtggctcagtgggttaaacctctgccttcggctcaggtcatgatctcagggtcctgggatcgagctccacatcgggctctctgctcagcagggagcctgcttccccctctctctctctacttgcctctctatctacttgtgatctctctatatataccaaataaataaaatctttaaaaaaataaaaattaaaattaaaaaaaagagctcaaaTGCAAATCTAAGAACTTGACTTTGCTCTATAGGAAAGAGTAAAGTACGAAGATTTCTGAGCAAGGGAATGGCAAGATTTGGGTAGGGAGAGACTAAAGACTGGGAGTCAAAGAGATTTTCAATAATCTGAATCGCTTCAGGCCCAAAGAACTGCTTTTTGCCAAAAGTTTTCTTACCAACATAGTCTTGCCTCTCTTTCCCACGGTTATGCCAGAGTTCCTGAAACCAGAATCTACTGCCACTgaatgctgttaaaaaaaataaactgttaaatTCTGATAATCTGGTTAATTAGATAAACTGGTTAGCTCTACAAATTGCAGACATATATATAACTTCATAcctataattaaatttaaaaactagttAATTAAACTgacatcatattttttttttatagatttaaagcTTAGAATTAAATCtaccattggggcgcctggatggctcagtcattaagcatttgactttggctcaggtcatggtcccctggtcctgggatcgagccccacatcaggctccctgctccacgggaagcctgcttctccctctcccactttccctgcttgtgtttcctctctcgctgtgtctctctctgtcaagtaaatgaataaaatcttaaaaaaaaaaaaaaaaaagaattaaatctacTCCCATACCTATAAATTCAAGTATGATCTAAAAACGTTACCAGAGTCTGTGCATCCTGCAACTGTCGACACTGCACATGGAGAATGAGTGGTTCAAATTTCAAAATGGCATCACCGGTTGCTTTCCTCAGGGCTGGCatctaaataaatgagaaatgttAGCATCAGACACCAATACATGATCCTTTTCTATGGTGACCTTTCACCATATGCAACTTCAGTTTTTTCCAGAAACATTCAGAATCATCCAGTATCCTTTTTCTGCAATAACTTTTCACTCTGCTTTCTTGGTCCTCTTTCTCCAACCACTGATTAACCTGCCTATTCTTTTAAAAGACCTGGTTTCTAATTCTCCCATAAACCCCTTGTGTCATTCTTTCCAGTCATACCTTGGAAAGTAAACTACTACTCTATTTAATTCCAAAACAGATTTCCATTAAGGAATAtggtatatggtatatattttcatTAAGGAATATGGCTGGAccagtccatagagcatgtgactcccgATTCTGAGGTCAAGAGTTTAAGCCCATGTTGTACCCAACATgcacagagcctactttaaaaaaaaataaaggaatatgatATGAAAGTTTtattcagggtgcctgagtggctcagtcagtaaagcctctgcctttggttcatgatgctggggtgctgggattcagtcccacattgggctctttgctcagcagagagtctgcttcttcctctgcccgtCCCCGCCctttgtgctcttgctctctctctctctctctctcaccaaaataaataaataaaacatcttaaaaaaaaataaaaaacatctaaacatctttaaaaaaaaagttctggggcgcctgggtggctcagtgggttaaagcctctgccttcggctcaggtcatgatcccagggtcctgggatcgagccccgcatccgactctctgctcggcagggagcctgcttcctcctctctctgcctgcctctctgcctacttgtgattctgtctgtcaaataaataaatacaatcttaaaaaaaaaagttctatttaaATGCTTTGTTATTAGGTTGATGTTTGAGATGCATATATGTCTTGAGCTAGAATTTATACAAAGTGGTTATTATTTCTGTCCACCTAGTATCCTTGGGCAGTATCCTCCCTTCTTCACACCGTTTGATTCGATGGGACTGTCAATCATGACCCTATCACTCATGACTCCTGCTATCATAATCTCAGAGATGCCAGTGCCTAGGTCTGATCAAGGACAGTATTGCATTCCGGCAAAAATAACTGATCTCAAGAGGAGAACATCTAACCCAAGCAGGAAGACTCAGATGCCTCTGGGAATAATGCCGCGATATTAGCAAGAAGTCCTTTTCTGTTGGGGCTGCTGGCAGTTATTTTTCCTACCACAAAAACTGTCTACAGCAGAAGAGAATATGGGTCAATATGCAGAAAGAACCAGTACCCAAAGAAGGAGATGAAGAATGAGTGAGTACCTTAAGACAACACTTGAGTACCTGAATAGCTAATGTAAAGTGCCCAACTAATACAAACTCATATGAActcattttaatttccaaaactAAATAACCCAGGATAGATAGGAAGCTTTACAAGAAGCAACCGAGATAAATAATGTATAACTGATTTATGTCTGTTTGCTGGTAATATATAGATAGTACTATCCCTTTCTCTGAGCTACCTTCTCCTTGTATAATTTATTCCAGGTTACAGAGTTATCAAATGGTAGaagtgaaattcaaattttttatctACTCTGTGTCCAATATCCATGAACTCTCTGTTTAAGGGGATGTGTTTTGTTCAGCAATAAGTAATGCTTATtgcttatatacatatttatactttTATCTCCCAAATCAAAAAAGTCACCGTAATGAATTCTCCCAGGCTTTCTAATCTTCAGTCATTATAATTAAGCACATAAATCCATCTTGAATGTGCTATTCTTttcataaatgtatttaatgtgCGTCTGAACTAAAAATTTACTTCtaagtttatatataaaaacttaccaCATCATCTTTTACACAAGGTTTGTGTGTAACCAGTAGCCAGCAACAGTTTTGCTTTTGAACCTCAAAACCATTTAtaccctaaaataaaaaaaaatttaatttagtcatataatatttacataaataataagTACAATGCATAGCATAATTGTAAACTTTCTTAGATTAATAATCCCAAGTGGTAATTTTAAGTATTACTGAGAACAATTCACTAGGTTTTGGGTAAAGTTAACCcgaaacaaaaatgaaaccaaattatttggtatagaaagaaaataaattgtttattAAGATATAAAAACTTAATATTTTCTGATATATAGTCATGATTTTGTCAGAAGAAAAGGGATTATAGTAAGGGGTTATATGCTAGCAGCCTGAGTTGTACTGTAGTTGTTTTATtggcttgcaaaaaaaaaatttttttttttttgagagagaaagaggacagaggcatgagaggggggtggggtagaaggggcagagggagagagggagaaagaatcttaagtaggcttcccgaccctgagattatggcctaaattgaaatcaagagtcagatactcaacctactgagccacccaggtgccccttggcttgcacaaaatttaaaaaaccaaacaaaaaaaacaacttggaATTCCCTTTGTAAAAAAAGCACTGTACCAATCCCACATAGGACCTGTTACTTTTTAGTGACAGGTGGACTGTTTACACCCTTATAATATGTCTCTAGTTTCTAAAGGCATACATTTGTAACACCGGGATTAGACTATATATATAGAACCAAAGGGCAGAGCTAGGACTGCAAGGTCAAAGCTTCAAGAAGCAATGCCTTAATAttaggggtttttgttttgttttgttttgttttttattaactgaaaaaatgtttatttgtaaaGTTCTATTATATTCTTTGGTTATAAATAGATTCTACCCTCAAAGAGGTTGGAAAGAAGATGCAGGGAACCACACTTAGTTGAAATCACTGTACTTCTACAAAGTGACTGTTTTTACAGTGAGTTCACAGGAGACTTGGCTGTCTAGCTTTGTAAAGAGGAAGAGCTGTGCCTTCCTCTAAGTAACTGGTTTGCTTTCATTGAATGACCTCAGTGACATTTATCTGATCTTATGCTGGCTGCTCTAAATGTTAGAAACAAATGTGTGACTCACCTCTAGCAAATTTACAGAATCTAGGGGCATATTTAGGAACTAAAACTATCTCTAGTTTCATCTTGCCTATAGTCCCTTCATCGagattttctcacttttaaattttcttcttatattgCTTTTCTGTAAGTTGATGCAAATCCTTCCCAAATATAAggctaaatgaaaataaataatatacataaaatgaaaagaggTTCAGAAGAAGTCCTAAGGCAGTTCAGAAGAAGCAGTCATTACTTACAAATGGGCGTGTATGCTTGTGTTCAGATGGGAGAGGGAGTTTTGGAAGCCACATCTCAAATATACAGAGATGGGGGGAAacatttcaggaaaaataaatatgaacaaagGCAAGGGCAGGTAAatataagatgaaaaaaagaCTAGCTCAGTTTTAGTAAAGAGATAAACATGAAGAGAAGTAGCAGAAAATATCAGAGCAGCAGAAGGGTTGGAAGGTATACTAGAATAGAGGTATGAGTTTTGTGTTGGAAAAACGTGTAATAAAAGATTTCAGCATAGATTAGTGACATGTACAGAATTCTCTTTAGGAAGGTGGATCTGTTAACAGTGTGTAACATGGTTTGGGGTAGAGAGATGGTAGATCAGTGACCTATCAGGAAAACGCTGCAGAAATCCAGGTAAAATAGGGCAGTAGATGAGAGTGTAAGCCCAACTAGAGTGCCACAGCACAGGAGGCAATGGtggcaatataaaaatattctacctCGCTAACCTGGGGGACCAGCAAATTATCAGTCAAGGAGGGATCTAAAAAATGAGCTtgtgtggaggacatggggagatggagaggagagggagttgagggaaactggaaggggagatgaaccatgagagactatggactctgaaaaacaaccacagggttttgaagggggggggggggttgaggaaccaggtggtgggtaatagggacggcacgtactgcatggagcactgggtgtgatgccaaaacaatcaacactgttatgctgtaaataaacaaataaacaaataaaaaaaaagagacaaaaaaaaatgagcttgTGAGTGTGCTTTCATGCTTTGAATTCAATCCGAATAGTAATATTGGCATGCATTTAACTTTCATAGCTCACTTAATATGGGCCAGGCATGATGCTAAATGTTTCAAATTATCCCATTTCTACTTCATAAAATCCCTAAGAAGCCGATACTCTATTATCCTCAGTTCATAGAACAGGGACGGGTTGAGTTTAGATAACCTTCCTAAAATCACAAAGCCAGTAAGTCCCATAATTAGCTTAGAATCTAAGCAGTATCACACCAAAGCCTGAGGGCTTGACCACTATTCTCAGACTAACCCACACTGCGctattttattttgcataatgTAAAAATAACCAGAACTGTAATAACGGAGCGGGCCACTAGGAGGCAGTAAGCGCCTTCACTCCGGAGACTTTCTATCTAGCAGTTAATTTGGTAGGGCGATGGAAGAGAAGAGCTTCCCAGCATCGCCCCGCCGGAAGTCCTTAAATTCCCCCACTATTCAGAATCAAATTCTCTATCCTTGCAACTCCAGAGCATTCTCAGGCCAGCAGTTTCGCCATCACTGGGGGCCGGTCAGAAATACATAGTGTCATCAGCTCCATCCCAGaattactgaatcagaatctgtgttATAAAAGGGCACCCGTTGATTAATAGACCCGTTGAAGTTTCAGAAGCACTGGCCTAATTCAACCTCTAAGTTTCATAAAGAAGCCGAAAGCACCCATCAGAAGGACAAACACAGGCTGGACTGGGGTGCACTGGGTGGACACAGGGCCCCCGGTGTTGCACTCCGCAGGGCTGGCGGGGAAACAAAAGGGCCTCACCCCGTCTAGGAGGATGATGCGCCCCGCGCAGGAACTGGTGGTGAAGTACTGTTCTCGCCCATTCAGGAGCTGCACAAGTTCTACCACATCCTCGTCCACACTGCCCTTCCGGCTGAGGTCCGCTTTGCTCAGACACTGGGCCTTCCATTTCCTGAACTCTGCGGAACGATCCATGCGAGGAAGGATTTAGTCTTTACTTTGACATCAGCCCTCACCCTTCCCTGGGGGAAGCCATTTTGAGGCGAGTGGTGGCCGGAAAGGCCCAAACTTCCTCCTCGTTCAGAGTTCGGGAGTGCGTCGTGCCCTCCCCTGAGGGCGGGGAGACAGGCGCGGGCGAGGCGGAGCCGGCAAGGGTAGAAGACGCCCAGGTCCGTCCCCTTTTTGTGGAATCTGAGCTAGCCTTCGCAGGTTTTGGTTCCCCACTCTAGAACCGGGTAAGTGGTTTGAAAAAGTCACCTTTAGTTGTTGAGGCAGCGGGTCTCCCCGCCGCTCGTCCACAAAGGAGCCGGGTTTGACTGTGGTTGCGCTCTTGTCCCGCGGTCTGTCCTGGAGAATCGGAAAAAGGAGCTCCTGGCCGAAGACCTTTCCCTCTAGGGGATGCGAATTTCTCATGCGTAAATCACTCAGGGACTTTCGCTTGCGGGCCGCGAGCCTCCATCCTGGTCTTCAGGGAGATCTGCGTTTCGGCTGCACCCGGTGAGGTGCGGTGGGTTCCGCTCCCGCCGCCAGGCCTGGGCTTGGGCATTCCCAGTGCAGCCCGCGGCGGCCGCGCGCCCTACGCCCAGCCCCGCGGCGGGAATGGGCTTCTCCGCGGAGCTTCTCCCGAGCTCCGCCCGCCTGGTCGTAAGTCGCCTTTGCCATCAGAGCTGCTGTATTACTTTTGGAGAGAAATGCCTAGTTTCCTtgaccccccccccatccccacccaacCCCGGTGACCCTTACCCAGAatgattttcaaaggaaaaaaattacaaaacaccgCATAAACACATCGTTAAATGTTCACTTAGTTCCGAGATGAGGCTTTTCTCCGTGACTAGAGAATGCGTTAATGATTGAACTCTATTTAAAGGCTGAAGTTTGGACTGGTGGCGGAAAAGTTGTGCGATTCCCACTGAAGCCACTGGCACGCTGCGTGTATGTCTGGTCGGCAGCAACAAATCCCACCGAGCTCTTTCCCAGCCCTGGAGAGCTGCCGGCCTAGTTCCATCCAGTCTTTACATCCAAGAACCTGGGGAGGCCTAGAATTACCTATTCAACTCCTTCTCCACCACCCCCTCTTACCAGAAGTGGGCACTGAGATCCAGACCAGGAAAGCAACCtgacaaggtcacacagccaggaagcgACATTTCTTaggttacttttaattttttttttttaacatttctagcttaagactattaaaaaaaaagagagaaggcttaCATGAAGCATTCTTGATCAACAGCAGCACATTTCGCAATGATGATTCTCtttccaagttatttttttttttatgtcttgcCAGAAATTCTTATTTAATCTTACGCCCTTCTCTCATTAAGTGCCCTTGCTCTGGCTTTGTGGCTCGATTTCTTCATTCTGTGTTAAAATATAGTTCTAACATTTTCCCTATCCCTTTAGTTTTTATTAAACCAAACAGATTGAAACAGAGCATAGAAAAAGATCACTGAGAAGgaattttatattctgtatttccTAGATTTCCGAAGTATGcttggcaaattttttttaaggttttatttattagaggtcacaagtggggggggggagcagactccctgcagagcagagagccatagggcttgatcccaggaccctgagatcaccacctgagctgaaggcagaggcttaacccactgagccacccaggtgccctgcttggCAACTTTTTATAGGTCAAAAGTACAACCAAAAATTAAGCCAGGTCCTCTAATTTAAAGTTTACACTGGATGAATAGAAAAATCTATTTGAAAACACTAGCAAGGTGGCAGGCCTGCTGACATGTAAATGATTTAGTCTAACAGAGCCTGGGGCATGGTGGCATGCTGTGGAGCTCACACAACTGTTGCAGTTAATCTCGGTGAGGAGGGCAAGCAAGGGAGTactggccccattttacagataaggaaattattAGTTTTCCTAATAAAATGATGTCCTGTGTATCACTACTGGATCACCCTAACTTACAGACTCTTGGAAAATTTCACACTCTGAGCAGATGCCTTAATCATAAAATATGTAATCCTACCTGCAGATTAGTTGAATTTCATATTGCTAGCTCAGCCTGTCTCACTATCATcattataaagtatatttttaagaagttaagTATCTTCTATGCCAACATTTCAAAGGGTAAGATGAAAAGGATTGtatagtaaggaaaaaaaaaatcaatcaacattTAACATAGAGGACTAGGGTTCTTGCTCTGCCTCTGTGTGACCCTGGTGAGTCTCTTAACCTCTTAGAatgttttctcatccataaaatgaacggtgattttatttctgtttctgcgTACAATTAAATGGTTGCTTTCCTCCCCATTGTGAAAATAATTATACCAGTGGGCATAAAATACTTGGTTTTTAGAAGAAATCAGTTATTAGGGGTTTAAGGATTATAATTACTATCAGcgtattgtattattttattctttttataattccCTTTGACATATCAcctaatgtattatatattatgaagCAGGCGATGATCCTGTGAATAGTTGAAGGGGTTTTCAAAGGCAATTTGTGCAGTTTGAAGCCTGATCCATCATAGTGGCAAAGGCTCAGTGGGAAATAAGATGGACAGAAGCAAAGTAGAAGACAGCTCTGTCAAGGTTATGCCTGGTCTCCTTACATGCTTGATAGGATCAGATGGTAGTACTAGGTGAGGCAGCAGAGTCTTCTAAATCCAGTATTAAGGATGAgtattcttttcctttgttcttttctcccAACTTAGCAGATACcaaaatcggggggggggggggtgtatatGTTAcatacatgggtggctcagtgggttaaagcctctgccttcggttcaggtcatgatctcagggtcctgggatggagacccacatcgggctctctgctcagcagggagcctgcttcctcctctctctctgcctgcctctctgcctacttgtgatctctgtctgtcaaataaataaataaaatcttaaaaaaaaaaaaagaaagaaatacgtAGGAAGTAGGTAAAAGTGGAAAAGTCACTGCAGATCTTACATGGTGTATGTAGCTGTGTGAGAGAATGATAGCACAGTTAACAGGAGCTAGGAGGAGGGTTGGGGCATTTTCTCTGCCCTTTGTGTTCTCTGGGGTTAGCACAGTGCCTCGCTTATAGTTAATGTCCAAAAAATACATGTTGAATGAGTAATAGCCAGTGTTTGATATTAATGTTTTGTTTAAATGATTCTCCAGACTGAATTGCTTGAGGTGAAGTTCTTGTTTATAATCTGAGTCCCGTAAATATTGTTATGTAAAATCAGAAGTGATTATGGAATTATAGAATCAAGAGTATTTTAATGAGTAAGAaattggaaaggagaaaagagatggGAAAGGAATCATGATGTCTACTATATATAGGAGTGAACATTTGCTGGGTTCAGTGCTTGATGCTTGCTGTGTCTCTACCACAGTAACCCTGAGTGGGAGCCCAGTTTTGAGATGAAGAAGCTCAACAAAGTTGATTGCCTTGCCCAAGGCCATCTGGCTAGTAAATGGTAGAGCTGGAATTCATACTGAAAGCTTTCAGATTCCAAAACCTGCACTCTTTACAAACACTGTGTTGAcgacaaaaagggaaaagaaag is from Meles meles chromosome 1, mMelMel3.1 paternal haplotype, whole genome shotgun sequence and encodes:
- the TYW3 gene encoding tRNA wybutosine-synthesizing protein 3 homolog, with amino-acid sequence MDRSAEFRKWKAQCLSKADLSRKGSVDEDVVELVQLLNGREQYFTTSSCAGRIILLDGGINGFEVQKQNCCWLLVTHKPCVKDDVMPALRKATGDAILKFEPLILHVQCRQLQDAQTLHSVAVDSGFRNSGITVGKRGKTMLAIRSTHGLEVPLSHKGKLMVTEEYIDFLLQIANQKMEENKKRIERFYNCLQHALEEETITNSYPKEKIKDRNNSSFTHKKKRNPEAAHGKCITEENDEDCENDDDPEISVTIFPEDY